In Anaerostipes hadrus ATCC 29173 = JCM 17467, a single genomic region encodes these proteins:
- a CDS encoding LrgB family protein, translated as MNEMFRQSLFAGVTISLIAYEIGLFLKRKLGLAILNPLLVSIVIVILALKVFGISYEVYNASAKYISYLLTPATVCLAVPLYEQLELLKKNKVAVVCGILSGTLASLTGIFVLCMLFGFNHQQYVTMLPKSITTAIGIGISEELGGIVTITVAVIIITGILGNVIADTVFHIFKIKNPLAKGLALGTASHAIGTARAIEMGPVEGAMSSLAVAVAGLLTVVFVSGFAQLI; from the coding sequence ATGAATGAAATGTTCAGACAATCATTGTTTGCAGGAGTAACGATCAGTTTGATCGCATATGAGATCGGACTATTTTTAAAGAGAAAGCTGGGATTAGCAATATTAAATCCATTATTAGTATCTATAGTTATTGTGATCCTGGCATTGAAAGTATTTGGAATCAGTTATGAAGTATATAACGCAAGTGCGAAATACATATCTTATTTGTTGACGCCAGCAACAGTGTGTCTTGCTGTACCTCTATATGAGCAGTTAGAATTACTAAAGAAAAATAAGGTTGCAGTTGTTTGTGGGATATTATCAGGAACATTAGCAAGTTTAACAGGAATTTTTGTTCTTTGTATGTTATTTGGATTCAACCACCAACAGTATGTAACAATGCTTCCTAAATCGATCACAACAGCGATCGGAATTGGAATATCAGAAGAATTAGGTGGAATCGTGACAATTACAGTTGCAGTGATCATTATTACTGGAATTCTTGGAAATGTGATCGCAGATACAGTATTTCATATCTTTAAAATAAAAAATCCATTGGCAAAAGGTCTGGCACTTGGAACAGCATCTCATGCGATCGGAACAGCAAGAGCAATTGAGATGGGACCAGTCGAAGGTGCAATGAGCAGTCTGGCAGTAGCAGTAGCAGGACTTTTGACTGTTGTATTTGTATCAGGATTTGCTCAGCTTATTTAA
- the thiS gene encoding sulfur carrier protein ThiS, giving the protein MRLNGETKTLKDPVALSDFLTQEGFSDKRIAVERNGEIVPKGEYANVILSDSDTLEIVAFVGGG; this is encoded by the coding sequence ATGAGATTAAATGGAGAGACAAAAACATTAAAAGACCCTGTCGCATTATCTGATTTCTTAACACAGGAAGGATTTTCAGATAAGAGAATCGCAGTGGAAAGAAATGGAGAAATCGTTCCTAAAGGGGAATATGCGAATGTGATCTTAAGTGACAGTGACACATTAGAGATCGTAGCCTTTGTCGGTGGCGGATGA
- a CDS encoding HAD family hydrolase: protein MEYQGIIFDFNGTLFFDNDKHVKAWNEISKILRGKEITLEELHTKLNGTPNIQNILYFTDGKATKEELEKYSQKKEEYYRQFCKEDTEKFHLVDGVCEFFDHLKEKDIPFTIASASIKENIDFFIESFGLDRWIKPEDIVYDDGTYENKIAMFHKAADVIGIDMKDIRIYEDSNSGIRNAYDAGCEQIVVICDKENEEEFLKRPGVIEVMQDFSFAKEL from the coding sequence ATGGAATATCAGGGAATCATTTTTGATTTCAATGGAACATTATTTTTTGACAATGATAAACATGTGAAAGCATGGAATGAGATCTCTAAGATCTTACGAGGAAAAGAAATCACGTTAGAAGAATTACATACGAAACTAAACGGAACACCAAATATACAAAATATTTTATATTTTACAGATGGGAAAGCAACAAAAGAAGAATTAGAAAAATATTCTCAGAAAAAAGAAGAATATTATCGTCAATTCTGTAAAGAAGATACGGAAAAATTTCATCTGGTAGATGGTGTATGTGAGTTTTTTGATCATTTGAAAGAAAAAGATATTCCATTTACGATTGCCAGTGCATCAATCAAAGAAAATATTGATTTCTTTATTGAGTCCTTTGGACTGGACCGCTGGATCAAGCCAGAAGATATCGTTTATGATGATGGAACATATGAGAATAAGATCGCAATGTTTCATAAAGCAGCCGATGTGATCGGCATTGATATGAAAGACATCAGAATTTATGAAGATTCCAATTCTGGAATCCGAAATGCATATGATGCAGGATGTGAACAGATCGTTGTGATCTGTGACAAGGAAAATGAAGAAGAATTTTTAAAACGTCCAGGAGTTATAGAAGTTATGCAGGATTTTTCCTTTGCAAAAGAATTGTAA
- a CDS encoding dihydroorotate dehydrogenase electron transfer subunit yields the protein MSKKQVMAEIIRHTSLSDGIFDMTLKAEEIAKEAKAGQFISVYLNNKSKILPRPISICGIDKEAGTLRIVYRTVGDGTKELSDYKEGEMVKILGPLGNGFTLKDKKAILIGGGIGIPPMLELMKQLDCDKTAVLGYRDSDMFLKDEFEAVGDVVISTEDGSFGTKGNVIDAIKEQGVEGSIIYACGPTPMLRGIKAYAEEMGIEAQISMEERMACGIGACLACVCKSKDVDSHSHVHNKRVCKDGPVFDAREVEL from the coding sequence ATGAGTAAGAAACAGGTAATGGCAGAGATCATTCGTCATACATCTTTATCAGACGGAATCTTTGATATGACATTGAAAGCAGAAGAGATTGCGAAAGAAGCAAAAGCAGGACAGTTTATTTCTGTATATCTGAATAACAAGAGTAAGATCCTTCCAAGACCGATCAGTATCTGTGGGATCGATAAAGAAGCAGGGACATTAAGGATCGTCTATCGTACGGTTGGAGATGGAACGAAGGAATTATCCGATTACAAAGAAGGTGAGATGGTCAAAATCTTAGGACCTTTAGGAAACGGATTTACACTGAAAGACAAAAAAGCAATTTTAATCGGTGGAGGAATCGGAATACCTCCGATGTTAGAATTAATGAAGCAGTTAGATTGCGACAAAACAGCAGTTTTAGGATACCGTGACAGTGATATGTTCTTAAAAGACGAATTTGAGGCAGTTGGAGATGTTGTGATCTCTACAGAAGACGGATCTTTTGGAACGAAGGGAAATGTCATTGATGCGATCAAAGAGCAGGGCGTGGAAGGAAGCATCATCTATGCATGTGGTCCAACACCAATGCTTCGAGGAATCAAAGCATATGCAGAAGAGATGGGGATCGAAGCACAGATTTCCATGGAAGAGAGAATGGCATGTGGAATCGGTGCATGCTTAGCCTGTGTTTGCAAGTCAAAAGACGTAGATTCCCATTCACATGTTCATAACAAACGTGTTTGCAAAGATGGGCCAGTATTCGACGCCAGGGAGGTGGAACTATAA
- the pyrF gene encoding orotidine-5'-phosphate decarboxylase yields MINQLVNNIKKLDAPIVVGLDPMLDYVPEYIKKAAFAEYGETLEGAAEAIWQYNKGIIDATYDLIPAVKPQIAMYEQFGVPGLVAFNKTCEYAKSKGLVIIGDIKRGDIGSTSKAYAIGHVGKVAVGSKTYSGFCEDFVTVNPYLGSDGIRPFMEVCKEEKKGMFILVKTSNPSSGEFQDQEIDGKPLYEMVAEKVASWGEELMGDSYSYIGAVVGATYPKMGEVLRKIMPKSYILVPGYGAQGGQAKDLAPFFNEDGLGAIINSSRGIICAYKQDAYSQFGEENYADASRQAVLDMKEDLKQAWVK; encoded by the coding sequence ATGATCAATCAGTTAGTAAACAATATTAAAAAATTAGATGCCCCTATTGTTGTTGGATTAGATCCAATGCTTGATTATGTACCAGAATATATTAAGAAAGCAGCATTTGCTGAATATGGTGAGACTTTAGAAGGAGCAGCAGAGGCAATCTGGCAGTATAATAAAGGAATCATTGATGCAACTTATGATCTGATTCCAGCAGTTAAACCACAGATTGCTATGTATGAACAATTTGGAGTTCCAGGACTTGTTGCATTTAATAAGACATGTGAATATGCAAAGAGCAAAGGTCTTGTGATCATCGGAGATATCAAACGTGGAGATATTGGATCAACATCCAAAGCTTATGCGATCGGTCATGTAGGAAAGGTTGCAGTGGGAAGCAAGACATACAGCGGATTTTGTGAAGATTTTGTAACAGTTAATCCATATCTTGGAAGTGATGGAATCCGTCCATTTATGGAAGTATGTAAAGAAGAGAAGAAGGGAATGTTCATCTTAGTTAAGACATCAAACCCATCCAGCGGAGAATTCCAGGATCAGGAGATCGATGGAAAACCGTTATATGAGATGGTAGCCGAGAAAGTTGCTTCCTGGGGAGAAGAACTGATGGGAGATTCTTACAGCTATATCGGTGCCGTTGTTGGAGCAACTTATCCTAAGATGGGAGAAGTATTAAGAAAGATCATGCCAAAATCATACATCTTAGTTCCAGGATACGGAGCACAGGGTGGTCAGGCAAAGGATCTTGCGCCATTCTTTAACGAAGATGGATTAGGTGCGATCATTAATTCTTCCAGAGGAATCATCTGTGCATATAAACAGGATGCTTACAGTCAGTTTGGAGAAGAAAATTACGCAGATGCATCAAGACAGGCTGTTCTTGATATGAAAGAAGATTTAAAACAGGCCTGGGTAAAATAA
- the thiH gene encoding 2-iminoacetate synthase ThiH, with translation MSVRIDENTDHMKYTDDMEAIDSDIMDRVIAEMNSYDADIYTAKDVKEALAAETCSVDNFKALLSPAALPFLEEIAQKAQKETRKHFGNSVAIFTPLYIANYCENYCVYCGFNCHNKIKRAQLNAEEIEKEMQAIAETGLEEVLILTGESPNKSSVEYIGEACKIAKKYFKLIGLEVYPMDSKDYAYLHECGADFVTVFQETYNSDKYKTLHLGGRKRIFPYRLNAQERAIMGGMRGVGFAALLGLDDFRKDALATGMHAYLLQKKYPHAEIAFSCPRLRPIINNDKINPKDVHEPQLLQIICAYRIFMPFASITISTRECERFRDNIIQIAATKISAGVNVGIGGHSQEEEKGDEQFEISDGRSVDEIYQMIEDNGMQPVMTDYIYV, from the coding sequence ATGAGTGTAAGAATTGATGAGAATACAGATCATATGAAATATACGGATGACATGGAAGCGATTGATTCAGATATCATGGACCGTGTCATCGCAGAGATGAACAGCTATGATGCAGACATTTATACAGCAAAAGATGTCAAAGAAGCATTGGCAGCAGAAACTTGTTCTGTTGATAATTTCAAAGCTTTATTATCGCCAGCGGCATTGCCGTTTTTGGAAGAAATCGCACAGAAAGCACAGAAAGAGACAAGAAAACATTTTGGAAACTCTGTAGCGATCTTTACTCCGTTATATATTGCAAACTACTGTGAAAATTATTGTGTTTACTGTGGATTTAATTGCCACAACAAGATCAAACGTGCACAGCTTAATGCAGAAGAGATTGAAAAAGAAATGCAGGCGATCGCAGAGACAGGATTGGAAGAAGTTTTGATCCTGACTGGAGAAAGTCCAAACAAATCAAGTGTTGAATATATCGGAGAAGCATGTAAGATCGCGAAGAAATATTTTAAACTGATCGGTCTTGAAGTATATCCAATGGATTCTAAAGATTATGCATATCTGCATGAATGTGGGGCAGATTTTGTTACAGTCTTCCAGGAAACATATAATTCAGACAAATATAAGACACTGCATTTGGGTGGAAGAAAGAGAATCTTCCCATACCGTCTCAATGCTCAGGAACGCGCGATCATGGGTGGAATGAGAGGTGTCGGATTTGCTGCTCTCTTAGGATTGGATGATTTTAGAAAAGATGCACTGGCAACAGGAATGCATGCATATCTTTTACAGAAAAAATATCCACATGCAGAAATCGCATTTTCATGTCCTAGATTACGTCCGATCATTAATAACGATAAGATCAATCCAAAAGATGTTCATGAACCACAGCTTCTACAGATCATTTGTGCATATCGAATCTTTATGCCATTTGCAAGTATTACGATCTCAACACGTGAATGTGAAAGATTCCGTGACAACATCATTCAGATCGCAGCGACGAAGATTTCAGCAGGAGTAAATGTTGGAATCGGTGGACACAGTCAGGAAGAAGAAAAAGGTGATGAACAGTTCGAAATCAGTGATGGAAGATCAGTTGATGAGATTTATCAAATGATCGAGGACAATGGCATGCAGCCAGTTATGACAGATTATATTTATGTATAA
- a CDS encoding AAA family ATPase: protein MADEKMIITIGREHGTMGDKVAEKIRRQFELPLYDKAHLLRVVEGTDDYDELNAFFNDRKVNSLLYAIAMSENVSSNEVPFGIIKKIIGNTGGVVMDSCGNYLFRERPNTVRIFMHADKNIRIKNLMKYLGISKEQAEKEIETEDSKRYEFHKYYTNEIWGMSNGYELCLDEGILGIDGCVKMILDYLKIRNLI, encoded by the coding sequence ATGGCAGATGAGAAAATGATCATCACGATCGGAAGAGAACATGGAACAATGGGAGATAAAGTCGCAGAAAAAATTCGAAGACAATTTGAACTGCCACTTTATGACAAGGCACATCTTCTAAGAGTAGTAGAAGGAACAGATGATTATGATGAATTAAATGCATTTTTTAATGACAGAAAAGTAAACAGTCTGTTATATGCAATTGCAATGAGTGAAAATGTGAGTTCTAATGAGGTACCTTTCGGGATTATCAAAAAGATTATTGGTAATACGGGAGGCGTCGTGATGGATAGCTGTGGAAATTATCTTTTCAGGGAACGTCCGAATACAGTAAGAATTTTTATGCATGCAGATAAGAACATTCGAATTAAAAATCTTATGAAATATCTTGGAATAAGCAAAGAACAAGCTGAAAAAGAAATAGAAACAGAAGATTCAAAACGTTATGAATTTCATAAATATTACACAAATGAAATATGGGGAATGTCCAATGGATATGAATTATGTCTGGACGAAGGAATCCTTGGAATCGATGGATGTGTAAAAATGATTTTGGACTATCTGAAAATAAGAAATTTAATTTAA
- a CDS encoding dihydroorotate dehydrogenase, with product MNLSVDIAGVTMKNPVTTGSGTFGSGEEFSEFVDLSKLGAVTTKGVANVPWPGNPVPRVAEVYGGMLNAIGLQNPGIDVFVERDIPYLKKAGATIIVNVCGKSEKDYLEVVERLADQPVDLLEINVSCPNVKEGGIAFGQDPKALYDITKAVKAKAKQPIIMKLSPNVTDITEMAKAAVDAGSDALSLINTLTGMKIDIERRDFVLANKTGGMSGPAIKPVAVRMVYQVANAVDVPIIGMGGISTAEDALEFIMAGATAVSVGTANFINPATTLEVVDGIKTYMERHQINDINELIGCVK from the coding sequence ATGAATTTATCAGTTGATATTGCCGGAGTAACAATGAAGAACCCTGTGACAACAGGATCAGGAACATTTGGTTCCGGAGAAGAATTCAGTGAATTTGTCGACCTTTCCAAATTAGGAGCAGTGACAACCAAAGGAGTTGCTAATGTTCCATGGCCGGGGAATCCTGTGCCTAGAGTTGCAGAGGTATATGGTGGTATGTTAAATGCGATCGGATTGCAGAATCCTGGGATCGATGTGTTTGTTGAACGAGATATTCCATACCTTAAGAAAGCCGGAGCAACGATCATTGTTAATGTTTGTGGAAAATCCGAAAAGGATTATCTCGAGGTTGTAGAAAGACTTGCTGACCAGCCAGTAGATTTATTAGAGATCAATGTATCTTGTCCGAATGTGAAAGAAGGCGGGATTGCTTTTGGACAGGATCCAAAAGCGTTATATGATATTACGAAGGCAGTGAAAGCAAAAGCAAAACAGCCGATCATCATGAAGTTAAGTCCGAATGTCACAGATATCACAGAGATGGCAAAAGCTGCAGTTGATGCAGGAAGTGATGCACTTTCTTTGATTAATACATTAACAGGAATGAAGATCGATATTGAAAGAAGAGATTTTGTGCTTGCCAATAAGACAGGTGGGATGTCCGGACCAGCGATCAAACCAGTTGCTGTCCGTATGGTATATCAGGTTGCTAACGCTGTGGATGTGCCAATTATCGGTATGGGTGGAATCTCAACAGCTGAGGATGCATTAGAGTTTATCATGGCTGGTGCAACAGCGGTATCAGTAGGAACAGCAAACTTTATCAATCCTGCAACGACACTTGAAGTTGTTGATGGAATCAAAACTTACATGGAAAGACATCAGATCAATGATATTAACGAATTGATCGGATGTGTCAAATAG
- a CDS encoding thiazole synthase, which yields MKQDKLIIGGHEFDSRFILGSGKYSLDLINAAVQNAGAQIITLALRRTNTNDTANILDYIPEGVTLLPNTSGARNAEEAVRIARLAREVGCGDFVKIEVIHDSKYLLPDNYETIKATEILAKEGFVVMPYMYPDLNAARDLVNAGAAAVMPLGSPIGSNKGICTKDFIQILIDEIDLPIIVDAGIGKPSQACEAMEMGAAAVMANTAIATAGDIPAMAEAFKKAIEAGRSAYLAGLGRVIEKGSSASSPLTGFLED from the coding sequence ATGAAACAGGACAAGTTAATCATCGGTGGACATGAATTTGATTCAAGATTTATCTTAGGATCAGGAAAATATTCCTTAGATCTGATCAATGCAGCAGTGCAGAATGCAGGAGCACAGATCATTACATTAGCACTTCGAAGAACGAACACAAATGATACAGCTAATATTCTTGATTATATTCCAGAAGGTGTCACACTTCTTCCAAATACATCTGGAGCAAGAAATGCAGAAGAAGCAGTTCGTATTGCAAGACTTGCAAGAGAAGTAGGATGCGGGGATTTCGTTAAGATTGAAGTTATTCATGATTCTAAATATCTGCTTCCAGATAACTATGAAACGATCAAGGCAACAGAAATCCTTGCCAAAGAAGGATTTGTTGTTATGCCATATATGTATCCAGACTTAAATGCAGCCAGAGATCTTGTAAATGCTGGGGCAGCTGCAGTTATGCCTCTTGGGTCTCCAATTGGATCTAACAAAGGAATCTGTACGAAAGACTTTATCCAGATTTTGATCGATGAGATCGATCTTCCGATCATCGTAGATGCAGGAATCGGAAAACCATCTCAGGCATGTGAAGCAATGGAAATGGGTGCAGCTGCAGTGATGGCGAATACAGCAATCGCAACTGCAGGTGATATTCCAGCCATGGCAGAAGCATTTAAGAAAGCAATTGAGGCAGGAAGAAGCGCATATCTGGCAGGACTTGGAAGAGTCATTGAAAAAGGTTCTAGCGCATCATCACCATTAACAGGATTTTTGGAGGATTAA
- a CDS encoding CBS domain-containing protein — MNILFFLTPKSEVAYIPADESLRQAFEKLKYHGYSAVPTLTDDGKYAGTITEGDVLRAMESMCHWNISEAEKVKLMDVKRKRNIQAVMISTDMDDLVDVITDQNFVPVIDDQEKFIGIVTRKDVIRFYYDEYRKLAKNE, encoded by the coding sequence ATGAATATTTTATTTTTCCTGACTCCGAAAAGTGAGGTTGCCTATATCCCTGCCGATGAAAGTTTAAGGCAGGCATTTGAAAAACTAAAATATCATGGATATTCAGCAGTGCCGACATTAACTGATGATGGTAAATACGCAGGAACGATCACAGAAGGTGATGTATTGCGTGCCATGGAATCTATGTGCCATTGGAATATATCAGAAGCTGAGAAAGTCAAACTTATGGATGTAAAGAGAAAGAGAAACATTCAGGCAGTGATGATCAGCACAGATATGGATGATCTTGTCGATGTGATCACAGATCAGAATTTTGTTCCGGTCATTGATGATCAGGAGAAATTTATCGGGATCGTGACAAGAAAAGATGTGATTCGTTTTTATTATGACGAATACCGCAAATTAGCAAAGAATGAATAA
- a CDS encoding CidA/LrgA family protein, whose product MKFLRQFMIILLLSFLGEVLKMFIPLPIPASVYGLVLMLLCLVTGILKTSQVKEAAFFLIEIMPVMFIPAAAGLIDSWKVLQPLLLPILVITVVITIFVMVVTGKIAQMIAQKRGIKNE is encoded by the coding sequence ATGAAATTTCTTAGACAATTTATGATTATTTTACTACTCTCTTTTTTGGGAGAAGTGCTTAAGATGTTCATACCATTGCCAATTCCGGCAAGTGTGTATGGACTGGTGTTAATGTTGTTATGTCTGGTGACTGGTATTTTGAAGACGAGTCAAGTTAAAGAGGCAGCATTTTTTCTGATTGAGATCATGCCCGTTATGTTTATTCCAGCAGCAGCTGGATTAATTGATTCGTGGAAAGTTTTACAGCCATTATTACTGCCAATACTAGTCATAACTGTAGTGATCACAATATTTGTTATGGTAGTCACAGGAAAAATAGCACAAATGATAGCACAGAAGAGAGGAATCAAAAATGAATGA
- a CDS encoding glycosyl hydrolase 53 family protein: MQKVRKLVTTIMIAALITAMEGTTILPLSHHVKADTNTVSQTSQAENDLTKYKKVNGIGDNTVLGADFSHYQLQKNAWKKVWKNYKGIEVSNVFEYVRSQGINTISVKVAVNPAKDDSYLSLEYAKETLKEAKKAGLKTNVVLLYSDKITYGNSQELPGGWSVDKAAEEANKYTKTVLEELKRAGATPTMVTIGNEVNYNFLNLSSWDGYCAMAEISKTVKDAGIKTAFSFAAPEKASDIQYIIEQLGYACEKYEGAGYDYIGVNIYPDTHNENYVKTLKNTVEEKAAGKQMIISSVKCPWKDSEGKASITTQTKSIYDYLQATIDEKNAGGLIYNDADFVGAWDSFFDENGQAMSSLAIFAYAQGNQVDVSTYKDPWEYGGDTGLKNLTASVKKLNNMSQSSIRGMDISSYTALKKAGVKYYDFDGKETSLLKVLHDNGVNYIRIRIWNDPTNEKGETYGGGANDVAAGLEIAKEAAQYDMKLLLDFHYSDFWADPALQKIPKAWEKDKNDTEKMKQNVYDFTKDTIKKFQEVGADIGMVQVGNEITNGMLDIMPDYSKGETYKDTWGNAKNAKILCGYLKAGIKAVRECTPKALVTLHLESMGYGKCSEIMNAWERNGVDYDVFGSSFYQFWQGNSSKNALAGLQKIENLAKSRGKMYAVMETSWLNSLKDADGTSNVIGEGHANAKVYSDDPQGQVDALTDMYQTLLSNDNGLGAFYWEGAWIPVKAGWTNWKHNKDMSDRYGTGWAAQGAKGYYPDNKMYYNGQPAWGGSSWDNQTLFDSNGYPLQSLKFYKDSVSKGKEQIIALKSVDKNGKEVYPTQYVKVEVGKTRKITLPKFSGYYPKNKKYNMTLKGTQEGNTVQKVVYTRTAAGPAISYNYRVKVTKKNYKLYKNFKWKKSKTKVYKKTYVAKYRYDHKNGNKYLALYTKGGKFVGYINKKAVKRLGSATQPEQGKAYTYGKRVKIKSKKYKLYKNFKWKKSKTKVYKKTYVAKYRYKHENGNKYLALYTKSGKFIGYINAKAAKVVK; this comes from the coding sequence ATGCAAAAGGTAAGAAAACTGGTAACAACTATAATGATCGCAGCATTGATCACGGCGATGGAAGGAACAACAATTTTACCGTTATCACATCATGTAAAAGCAGATACGAATACTGTCTCACAAACCAGTCAGGCAGAGAATGATCTGACGAAATATAAAAAAGTCAATGGAATTGGAGATAACACGGTTCTAGGAGCAGATTTTTCCCATTATCAACTGCAAAAAAATGCGTGGAAAAAAGTCTGGAAAAATTACAAAGGAATCGAAGTTTCCAATGTGTTTGAATATGTAAGATCACAGGGAATCAATACGATTTCTGTGAAAGTTGCAGTGAACCCAGCAAAAGATGACAGTTATTTATCATTGGAATATGCAAAAGAAACATTAAAAGAAGCAAAAAAAGCAGGATTAAAGACCAATGTGGTGTTGTTATATTCTGATAAGATAACTTACGGAAATTCACAGGAACTTCCAGGTGGCTGGAGTGTAGATAAGGCCGCGGAAGAAGCAAATAAATATACGAAAACGGTATTGGAAGAATTAAAGAGGGCAGGCGCGACTCCAACTATGGTTACGATCGGAAATGAAGTTAACTATAACTTTCTGAATCTGAGCAGCTGGGATGGATATTGTGCGATGGCAGAGATTTCAAAGACCGTAAAAGATGCTGGAATAAAAACGGCATTCAGTTTTGCAGCACCAGAAAAGGCTTCTGATATCCAATATATTATAGAACAGCTTGGATATGCCTGTGAAAAATATGAGGGTGCAGGATATGATTATATTGGAGTAAACATCTATCCGGATACACACAATGAAAATTATGTAAAAACATTAAAGAATACAGTAGAAGAAAAGGCAGCAGGAAAGCAGATGATCATTTCCAGTGTCAAATGTCCATGGAAAGATTCAGAAGGAAAAGCCAGTATAACGACACAGACAAAGAGCATTTATGATTATCTTCAGGCAACGATCGATGAGAAAAATGCAGGTGGATTGATCTATAATGATGCAGATTTTGTCGGGGCATGGGACTCGTTCTTTGATGAAAATGGACAAGCAATGTCTTCACTTGCAATCTTTGCTTATGCACAGGGAAATCAGGTCGATGTAAGCACTTATAAAGATCCATGGGAATATGGTGGAGATACAGGACTTAAGAATCTAACAGCTTCTGTCAAAAAACTTAATAATATGTCACAAAGTTCCATTCGAGGAATGGATATTTCATCCTATACAGCACTAAAGAAAGCAGGCGTAAAATACTATGATTTTGACGGAAAAGAAACATCATTGTTAAAAGTATTGCATGATAATGGAGTTAATTATATTCGAATCCGTATCTGGAATGATCCAACAAATGAAAAAGGAGAAACATACGGAGGTGGTGCGAATGATGTGGCAGCTGGTCTTGAAATTGCAAAAGAAGCTGCACAGTATGATATGAAACTTCTGCTAGATTTCCACTATTCTGATTTCTGGGCGGATCCAGCACTTCAAAAGATACCAAAAGCTTGGGAAAAAGATAAAAATGATACAGAAAAGATGAAACAAAATGTTTACGATTTTACAAAGGATACGATAAAGAAATTCCAGGAAGTTGGAGCAGATATCGGAATGGTACAAGTTGGAAATGAGATTACAAATGGAATGCTTGATATCATGCCAGATTATTCAAAGGGAGAAACTTATAAAGATACATGGGGAAATGCAAAGAATGCCAAGATTTTATGTGGATATTTAAAAGCAGGGATCAAAGCAGTCAGAGAATGCACACCAAAAGCATTAGTTACACTGCATCTTGAAAGTATGGGTTATGGAAAATGTTCAGAAATCATGAATGCATGGGAACGAAATGGAGTGGACTATGATGTTTTCGGTAGCTCATTTTATCAATTCTGGCAAGGAAATTCCAGTAAAAATGCATTAGCTGGACTTCAGAAAATAGAAAATCTTGCCAAGTCAAGAGGAAAAATGTATGCGGTTATGGAAACAAGTTGGCTTAACAGTTTAAAAGATGCGGATGGTACATCAAATGTCATTGGTGAAGGACATGCAAATGCAAAAGTATATTCTGATGATCCACAGGGACAGGTGGATGCATTGACGGATATGTATCAGACATTGTTATCAAATGATAATGGGCTTGGAGCTTTTTACTGGGAGGGAGCATGGATTCCGGTAAAAGCGGGATGGACTAATTGGAAGCACAATAAGGATATGTCTGATCGTTATGGAACTGGATGGGCGGCTCAGGGAGCAAAAGGATACTATCCAGATAACAAGATGTATTATAATGGACAACCAGCATGGGGCGGAAGCAGCTGGGATAACCAGACGTTATTTGATTCCAATGGATATCCATTACAGTCATTAAAATTCTATAAAGATTCTGTATCCAAAGGAAAAGAACAGATCATAGCATTGAAGAGCGTTGATAAAAATGGAAAAGAAGTATATCCTACCCAGTATGTCAAAGTTGAAGTAGGAAAGACCCGCAAGATCACATTACCAAAATTCTCTGGATATTATCCAAAGAATAAAAAATATAATATGACATTAAAGGGAACACAGGAAGGTAATACAGTACAGAAAGTTGTATATACAAGAACAGCAGCAGGACCTGCGATCAGTTATAATTACCGAGTGAAAGTTACAAAGAAAAATTATAAACTTTACAAGAATTTCAAATGGAAGAAATCCAAAACAAAAGTTTATAAAAAGACATATGTAGCAAAATATAGATATGACCATAAGAATGGAAATAAATATCTTGCTCTTTATACAAAAGGTGGTAAATTTGTTGGGTACATTAATAAGAAAGCGGTAAAACGATTAGGATCAGCAACACAGCCAGAGCAAGGAAAAGCATACACTTATGGAAAACGTGTAAAGATCAAGAGTAAAAAATATAAACTATATAAGAATTTTAAATGGAAGAAATCAAAAACAAAAGTTTATAAAAAGACATATGTGGCAAAATACAGATATAAACATGAAAATGGAAACAAATATCTTGCATTGTATACCAAATCAGGAAAATTCATTGGATATATCAATGCCAAAGCTGCAAAAGTTGTAAAATAA